In Vibrio cyclitrophicus, one genomic interval encodes:
- a CDS encoding ABC-F family ATPase — translation MISTANITMQFGAEPLFENISAKFGNGNRYGLIGANGCGKSTFMKILSGALTPSSGNVSITPGEKLGVLSQDQFAFEQYSVIDVVIMGDRKLWEVKQERDRIYSLPEMSEDDGMKVAELESEFAEMDGYTAESRAGDILIQAGIEEEFHFGLMQQVAPGWKLRVLLAQALFANPDILLLDEPTNNLDIHTINWLAEELNQRKCTMIIISHDRHFLNSVCTHMADIDYGELRVYPGNYEYFLEASGLIRDQLLASNAKKAAEISELQDFVNRFGANASKAKQASSRAKKMDKITLDEVKSSSRMSPSIDFGEGKKLHRQALELKELGHGFDGETLFSGGNLLLEAGTRLAVIGENGVGKTTLLRCLVQELEQNEGIVKWSENASVGYCPQDSTKDFDNDLSIFDWISQWRTAKHDDLMVRGILGRLLFTADDANKKARNCSGGEKNRLLFGKLMMQDINVLVMDEPTNHMDMEAIQALNDALKVYTGTLIFVSHDREFVSSLATHIIDVKDQQLVSFQGTYEEYLDHQKKMLMVSL, via the coding sequence ATCTACCGCGAACATCACAATGCAATTTGGCGCAGAGCCGCTGTTTGAAAACATCTCTGCTAAATTTGGTAACGGCAACCGCTACGGTTTGATCGGCGCCAATGGTTGCGGCAAATCAACGTTCATGAAAATCCTAAGTGGCGCATTAACGCCAAGCTCGGGCAACGTTTCTATCACTCCCGGAGAAAAACTGGGTGTGCTAAGCCAAGATCAGTTCGCTTTCGAACAATACAGCGTTATCGACGTTGTGATCATGGGCGACAGAAAGCTATGGGAAGTAAAACAAGAACGTGACCGCATTTACTCTTTGCCAGAAATGAGCGAAGACGATGGCATGAAAGTCGCTGAGCTTGAAAGCGAATTCGCGGAAATGGATGGCTACACAGCAGAAAGCCGTGCAGGTGACATCCTGATCCAAGCGGGTATCGAAGAAGAGTTTCACTTTGGCCTGATGCAACAAGTTGCTCCGGGTTGGAAACTGCGTGTGCTATTGGCACAGGCACTGTTTGCAAACCCAGATATCTTGCTTCTTGATGAACCAACCAACAACTTGGACATTCACACGATTAACTGGCTTGCTGAAGAGCTAAACCAGCGTAAATGTACAATGATCATTATTTCGCACGATAGACACTTCCTGAACTCTGTGTGTACACACATGGCGGATATCGACTATGGCGAACTTCGTGTTTACCCAGGTAACTACGAATACTTCCTAGAAGCTTCTGGCTTGATTCGTGATCAACTACTAGCAAGCAATGCTAAGAAAGCGGCTGAGATCAGCGAATTGCAAGACTTCGTAAACCGTTTTGGTGCGAACGCATCTAAAGCGAAACAAGCAAGTTCTCGTGCTAAGAAAATGGACAAAATCACGCTTGATGAAGTGAAATCATCGAGCCGTATGAGCCCATCAATTGATTTTGGTGAAGGCAAGAAACTACACCGTCAAGCGCTTGAACTCAAAGAGCTTGGTCACGGCTTCGATGGCGAAACACTGTTTTCTGGTGGCAACTTGCTGCTTGAGGCGGGTACACGTCTTGCCGTTATCGGTGAGAACGGTGTAGGTAAAACCACGCTACTACGTTGTCTAGTTCAAGAGCTGGAGCAGAACGAAGGTATCGTTAAATGGTCTGAAAATGCTTCTGTAGGTTACTGCCCACAAGACAGCACCAAGGACTTTGACAACGATCTGAGCATCTTCGATTGGATTTCACAATGGCGTACAGCTAAGCATGATGACCTAATGGTACGTGGCATTCTTGGTCGTCTATTGTTTACCGCTGATGATGCGAACAAGAAAGCTCGTAACTGTTCTGGTGGTGAGAAGAACCGTCTGTTATTTGGCAAGTTAATGATGCAAGACATCAACGTACTTGTGATGGACGAACCAACCAACCACATGGACATGGAAGCAATCCAAGCCTTAAACGATGCACTAAAGGTTTACACTGGCACGCTGATCTTCGTGAGCCATGACCGTGAGTTCGTTTCTTCACTGGCAACACACATCATCGATGTGAAAGATCAACAGCTAGTGAGCTTCCAAGGTACTTATGA